The following coding sequences lie in one Monomorium pharaonis isolate MP-MQ-018 chromosome 1, ASM1337386v2, whole genome shotgun sequence genomic window:
- the LOC105827838 gene encoding myrosinase 1, producing the protein MASYSFLGVAYVFIFVVTNSCADDKLSFPKDFLFGTATSAYQIEGAWNEGGRTESVWDQWTHEHPNVIVDGSNGDVACDSYHKYKEDVRILKNMGVNFYRFSLSWTRILPTGYANVINQEGLDYYKNLINELLANDIEPFVTLYHWDHPVIFESMGGWTNEMMVEWMSEYARVVFKELGPKIKYFMTINEPTVVCDEGYFEGTKAPGKKLGYIGKYLCMHNILKAHAKIYHIYDKEFRKQQKGYIGIVPACTGAFPKNPFDTQAVDAFFQFSCGWVSHPIFSKTGDYPEIMRNHITENSRLDGFSKSILPVFSPEWVQYIKGTADFFALNHYTSRIVETVPREQGKAWYDYSGVKATMDPSWPKSASNWLKVVPAGFREIIKKISSEYDYPTIFITENGFSDRCCTFDYLRISYLHSYMKEMLIAIHESGCKVKGYAAWSLLDNFEWARGYTERFGLVNVNFTDPNRTRTPKWSMNWYKNVIKTGKLPDEYLVTTNIV; encoded by the exons ATGGCGAGCTATTCATTTCTTGGAGTTGCTtatgtctttatttttgttgtcaCAAATAGTTGCGCTGAcgataaattatcttttcccAAAGATTTTCTATTTGGTACGGCCACATCCGCTTATCAAATAGAAGGAGCTTGGAATGAAGGGG gTAGAACTGAAAGTGTTTGGGACCAGTGGACACACGAACATCCAAATGTAATAGTTGATGGTAGCAATGGCGATGTGGCTTGCGATTCCTATCACAAATATAAAGAAGACGTACGAATATTAAAGAACATGGGG GTTAATTTTTACCGATTTTCTCTGAGTTGGACACGTATCTTACCAACTGGTTACGCTAATGTGATTAATCAAGAAGGACtcgattattataaaaatcttattaacgAATTATTAGCGAATGATATCGAGCCATTTGTTACTTTGTATCATTGGGATCATCCAGTCATCTTTGAAAGTATGGGTGGATGGACCAATGAAATGATGGTCGAATGGATGTCTGAGTACGCAAGAGTTGTTTTCAAAGAACTCGGCCccaagattaaatattttatgactaTCAATGAACCTACCGTTGTTTGTGATGAGGGGTATTTTGAAGGCACAAAAGCGCCAG GAAAGAAATTAGGCTATATTGGCAAATACTTATGcatgcataatattttgaaGGCTCATGCCAAGATTTATCATATCTATGACAAAGAATTTCGAAAACAGCAGAAAGGCTACATCGGTATAGTTCCGGCTTGTACGGGCGCATTTCCCAAAAATCCTTTTGATACCCAAGCAGTAGATGCATTTTTCCAATTTAGTTGTGGATGGGTCTCTCATCCTATTTTTTCAAAGACTGGTGATTACCCAGAAATTATGAGAAATCATATAACTGAGAATAGTAGATTGGATGGTTTTTCGAAATCGATTTTGCCAGTATTTTCGCCAGAATGGGTGCAGTATATTAA aggTACAGCGGACTTCTTTGCATTAAATCATTATACTTCGAGAATTGTGGAAACAGTGCCACGAGAACAAGGAAAGGCGTGGTATGATTATTCCGGCGTGAAAGCGACTATGGATCCGTCATGGCCAAAAAGCGCTTCGAATTGGCTCAAA gtTGTACCCGCTGGTTTTCGAGAGATTATCAAGAAGATTTCAAGTGAATATGATTACccaactatttttattacggAGAATGGTTTCTCTGACAGATGTTGtacttttgattatttaagaatatcttACTTGCATTCCTATATGAAGGAAATGTTAATCGCCATTCATGAAAGTGGATGTAAAGTAAAGGGATATGCTGCTTGGAGTCTATTAGATAATTTTGAATGGGCTAGGGGTTATAC AGAACGGTTCGGATTAGTAAACGTCAATTTTACGGATCCTAATCGAACGAGAACTCCAAAATGGTCAATGAATTGGtataaaaatgtcattaaaacTGGGAAGCTTCCTGATGAGTATCTAGTCAcaacaaatattgtttaa